The following proteins are encoded in a genomic region of Dasypus novemcinctus isolate mDasNov1 chromosome 3, mDasNov1.1.hap2, whole genome shotgun sequence:
- the TMEM121 gene encoding transmembrane protein 121: protein MVLPPPDRRHVCLTTLVIMGSMAVMDAYLVEQNQGPRKIGVCIIVLVGDVCFLLVLRYVAVWVGAEVRTAKRGYAMILWFLYIFVLEIKLYFIFQNYKAARRGAADPVARKALTLLLSVCVPGLFLLLVALDRMEYVRTFRKREDLRGRLFWVALDLLDLLDMQANLWEPPRTGLPLWAEGLTFFYCYMLLLVLPCVALSEVSMQGEHIAPQKMMLYPVLSLATVNVVAVLARAANMALFRDSRVSAIFVGKNVVALATKACTFLEYRRQVRDFPPPALALELQPPAPQRNSVPPPPPLHGPPGRPRGPSPTRDTLDT, encoded by the coding sequence ATGGTGCTGCCACCCCCGGACCGGCGCCACGTGTGCCTGACCACCCTGGTGATCATGGGCAGCATGGCCGTCATGGACGCGTACCTGGTGGAGCAGAACCAGGGCCCGCGCAAGATCGGCGTGTGCATCATCGTGCTGGTGGGCGACGTGTGCTTCCTGCTGGTGCTGCGCTACGTGGCCGTGTGGGTGGGCGCCGAGGTGCGCACGGCCAAGCGCGGCTACGCCATGATCCTCTGGTTCCTCTACATCTTCGTGCTGGAGATCAAGCTCTACTTCATCTTCCAGAACTACAAggcggcgcggcgcggcgcggccGACCCGGTGGCGCGCAAGGCGCTGACGCTGCTGCTCTCGGTGTGCGTGCCCGGCCTCTTCCTGCTGCTCGTCGCGCTGGACCGCATGGAGTACGTGCGCACCTTCCGCAAGCGCGAGGACCTGCGCGGCCGCCTCTTCTGGGTGGCGCTCGACCTGCTGGACCTGCTGGACATGCAGGCCAACCTGTGGGAGCCGCCGCGCACTGGGCTGCCGCTGTGGGCCGAGGGCCTCACCTTCTTCTACTGCTACATGCTGCTGCTCGTGCTGCCGTGCGTGGCGCTCAGCGAGGTCAGCATGCAGGGCGAGCACATCGCGCCGCAGAAGATGATGCTCTACCCGGTGCTCAGCCTCGCCACCGTCAACGTGGTCGCCGTGCTCGCGCGCGCCGCCAACATGGCCCTGTTCCGCGACAGCCGCGTCTCCGCCATCTTCGTCGGCAAGAACGTGGTGGCGCTCGCCACCAAGGCCTGCACCTTCCTCGAGTACCGCCGCCAGGTGCGCGACTTCCCGCCGCCGGCGCTCGCCCTGGAGCTGCAGCCGCCCGCCCCGCAGCGCAACTCggtgcccccgcccccgcccctgcacGGCCCTCCGGGGCGTCCCCGCGGGCCCTCGCCCACGCGAGACACCCTGGACACGTGA
- the LOC139438323 gene encoding proapoptotic nucleolar protein 1-like, with amino-acid sequence MVGRRCPGLGARGPRRGEARPCGRPGARRRRSGRSACGHGTARAGAGPVQLSGGHSGPRPASSAPGDDQRRRIRTRPRERGELALARPGTPRAPPARGAAPREAPGPGRTQAPARSRVPGARSGPPGGAAPREAPGPGRTQAPARSRVPGARSGPPGGAAAPPEAASPSRRRGRKRAEVASPRRASPRTWRLVTAGPRRRPPRDDAA; translated from the coding sequence ATGGTGGGCCGCCGGTGCCCCGGCCTGGGCGCGCGCGGCCCCCGCCGAGGTGAGGCGCGGCCGTGCGGCCGGCCCGGAGCGCGGCGGCGGCGCTCGGGGCGCTCAGCCTGCGGGCATGGCACGGCGCGAGCCGGCGCGGGGCCGGTCCAGCTGAGCGGGGGGCACTCCGGCCCCCGGCCGGCGAGTTCAGCACCTGGAGACGACCAGAGGAGACGGATCAGGACGCGGCCTCGAGAGCGCGGCGAGCTGGCGCTCGCGCGGCCGGGGACTCCACGGGCGCCCCCTGCTCGGGGCGCTGCGCCCCGCGAAGCCCCGGGCCCCGGCCGTACGCAGGCGCCCGCGCGCTCGCGGGTTCCCGGAGCGCGGAGCGGGCCTCCAGGGGGCGCTGCGCCCCGCGAAGCCCCGGGCCCCGGCCGTACGCAGGCGCCCGCGCGCTCGCGGGTTCCCGGAGCGCGGAGCGGGCCTCCAGGGGGCGCTGCAGCCCCACCTGAGGCCGCGAGCCCTTCCCGCCGGCGCGGGAGGAAACGAGCGGAAGTGGCTTCTCCCCGCCGCGCGTCTCCCCGAACCTGGCGGTTGGTTACCGCCGGCCCGCGCCGCCGGCCCCCGCGGGATGACGCGGCCTGA